The sequence TATTCATTTAATGCTTTTAAAAAGAATTTTTCTACCTCTTCCATCTTTTGAGCGACTAGATTTTCATCCTTGCCCTCTAAGAGTAGTCTAATTAAGTTCTCTGTACCAGAGTAGCGAAATAGTGATCTAATATGGAGTTTTTCTAGTTCGGATTCAAGCTCTTTTATTCCGCTGATCTGATCAAGTGGGCGTTTTTGTACTATTTTTAAATTTGTTAATTTTTGTGGATATGGTTTGATTTTTCCAAATATTTCACTAGCTTTTTTACCACTTTTTAATAAGCATGCACTAACTTGAAGTGCTGAGACTAATCCATCTCCGGTTTTAGAAAAGTCGCTAAATATGATATGGCCGCTTTGTTCGCCTCCAAAGTTTATCCCATGTTCTTTCATCATCTCTAAGACATATTTATCGCCAACATTTGAGCGTTTTAGGGCAATTTTGTGTTTGCTTAAGTAATCATCTAAAGCAGCATTGCTCATCACAGTTGTTACTATTGCTTTTTTGCTTAGCATATTGTTATCATCTAAATAGCTAGCCAATACCCCAAGAAGCGCATCACCATCGACTACTGTACCTTTTTCATCTACTACAACTAGCCTATCAGCATCTCCATCAAATGCAAATCCTATATCAGCTCTAAGTCTTTTAACCTCAGTAGCAAGACTCTCAGGATGCAAAGCGCCGCAATTTTCATTAATATTTGAACCATTTGGTTCATCATTTAAAACGATTATTTCAGCGCCTAATTCGCTAAATACTGTCGGAGCAACTTTATAGGCTGCACCATTTGCTACATCTAGGACAACTCTTAACCCTTTTAAGGTTAGCTCTTTTGGGAAGGAGTTTTTAATATGTACGATATAGCGACCTATTACATCGTCTATTCTTTTGGCGCTTCCGATATCTAGGCCAGTTTTTTGATTGTGTTGGATTAAATCTAGATTAAAGTAAATTTCTTCAATCTCTCTTTCATCGGCTTCAGCTAGTTTATTGCCACTCCCATCAAAAAATTTAATTCCATTATCAAAAAATGGATTGTGACTCGCACTTATCATAATTCCAGCATCACAACGCATATCTTCAGTTAAAAATGCAATAGCAGGAGTTGGCATTGGGCCAATTTGCACTACATCATAGCCAACTGCTGTAAGTCCTGCTACTATAGCAGTTTCTATCATATAGCCACTTTTTCTTGTATCTTTTCCTACTAGAATTTTATTAGTTTTAGAGTGCGCTCTAAAGTAAATTCCAGCAGCCATCGCTAGGCGCATAGCAGTCATTGCATCAAGCTTTTTACCTGCTAATCCTCTTACTCCATCAGTTCCAAATAGCTTCATATCATCCTCATAAATTTGTAAATTTAATCGTATTTTAGCTAAAAATGTTAAACTAACAAAAATAGTGCTAGAGTTGGCTATTTTACTATATTAAAAGATACTTAAATTCAGTTTTAATTAATAATATTTTGGTATAATTCCGAGCTAAAATTATGAAAAAGGTAAGTTATGGCAAATCA is a genomic window of Campylobacter devanensis containing:
- the glmM gene encoding phosphoglucosamine mutase, whose amino-acid sequence is MKLFGTDGVRGLAGKKLDAMTAMRLAMAAGIYFRAHSKTNKILVGKDTRKSGYMIETAIVAGLTAVGYDVVQIGPMPTPAIAFLTEDMRCDAGIMISASHNPFFDNGIKFFDGSGNKLAEADEREIEEIYFNLDLIQHNQKTGLDIGSAKRIDDVIGRYIVHIKNSFPKELTLKGLRVVLDVANGAAYKVAPTVFSELGAEIIVLNDEPNGSNINENCGALHPESLATEVKRLRADIGFAFDGDADRLVVVDEKGTVVDGDALLGVLASYLDDNNMLSKKAIVTTVMSNAALDDYLSKHKIALKRSNVGDKYVLEMMKEHGINFGGEQSGHIIFSDFSKTGDGLVSALQVSACLLKSGKKASEIFGKIKPYPQKLTNLKIVQKRPLDQISGIKELESELEKLHIRSLFRYSGTENLIRLLLEGKDENLVAQKMEEVEKFFLKALNE